The following are encoded together in the Thermus filiformis genome:
- a CDS encoding phospholipase D-like domain-containing protein produces MRRLLALLLLFAWGLAAPRLVVLPEDGLAPFLDLIRSAQREIRLKAYLWTPSRMDVVEALKEAVKRGVRVLLEAEPSGGRADLSVYQALKEAGVEVRLTQPFRFVFVHEKSLVVDDRLAWVATANLTGSSFIANREYALILDDKAQVAEVARVFDADWEGKRLDLSRALLVWAPSRVQGGVKEGNAREKLLGLIRSAKKELFLEQAAMADREVIEALKEALSRGVRVRLVGSPNDPSDTYFVAGAEELKRAGAEVRYLPYPYVHAKVLVKDREEALLGSLNLSANSIGANRELSVLFSAREAPEAFGRLLTVMEGDFARGLPENPFALPPLEGVIPWTEVPQHYGRVATVEGRIVRVEDRGTVAFLHFGFGESDLRLVVFPRSYGLFAQPFPQAYLDKTVRARGRIVIYAGYYEIVLDGPEQLEVLP; encoded by the coding sequence ATGAGACGCCTTTTAGCCCTTCTTCTCCTCTTCGCCTGGGGCCTGGCCGCCCCCCGGCTCGTGGTCCTGCCCGAGGACGGCCTGGCCCCCTTCCTGGACCTCATCCGCTCGGCCCAGCGGGAGATCCGCCTCAAGGCCTACCTCTGGACCCCGAGCCGGATGGACGTGGTGGAGGCCCTTAAGGAGGCGGTAAAGCGGGGGGTGCGGGTCCTCCTGGAGGCCGAGCCCTCGGGGGGGCGGGCCGACCTGAGCGTCTACCAGGCCCTGAAGGAGGCCGGGGTGGAGGTCCGGCTCACCCAGCCCTTCCGCTTCGTCTTCGTCCACGAGAAAAGCCTGGTGGTGGACGACCGCCTGGCCTGGGTGGCCACCGCCAACCTCACCGGGAGCAGCTTCATCGCCAACCGGGAGTACGCCCTCATCCTGGACGACAAGGCCCAGGTGGCGGAGGTGGCCCGGGTCTTTGACGCGGACTGGGAGGGGAAGCGGCTGGACCTCTCCCGGGCCCTTTTGGTCTGGGCCCCTTCCCGCGTCCAGGGCGGGGTGAAGGAGGGGAACGCCCGGGAAAAGCTCCTGGGCCTGATCCGCTCCGCCAAAAAAGAGCTCTTCCTGGAGCAGGCGGCCATGGCGGACCGGGAGGTCATAGAGGCCCTGAAGGAGGCCCTGAGCCGGGGGGTCCGGGTTCGGCTTGTGGGCAGCCCCAACGACCCCTCGGACACCTACTTCGTGGCCGGGGCGGAGGAGCTGAAAAGGGCCGGGGCGGAGGTCCGCTACCTCCCCTACCCCTACGTCCACGCCAAGGTCCTGGTCAAGGACCGGGAGGAGGCCCTTCTGGGCAGCCTCAACCTGAGCGCCAACTCCATTGGCGCCAACCGGGAGCTCTCCGTCCTCTTCAGCGCCCGGGAGGCCCCCGAGGCCTTCGGAAGGCTCCTTACGGTGATGGAGGGCGACTTCGCCCGCGGGCTTCCGGAAAACCCCTTCGCCCTCCCGCCCCTGGAGGGGGTGATCCCCTGGACGGAGGTCCCCCAGCACTACGGCCGGGTGGCCACGGTGGAGGGGCGGATCGTCCGGGTGGAGGACCGGGGCACGGTGGCCTTCCTCCACTTCGGCTTTGGGGAGTCGGACCTGCGGCTCGTGGTCTTCCCGCGCAGCTATGGCCTCTTCGCCCAGCCCTTCCCCCAGGCCTACCTGGACAAGACCGTCCGGGCCCGGGGCCGGATCGTGATCTACGCGGGCTACTACGAGATCGTCCTGGACGGGCCCGAGCAGCTGGAGGTCCTGCCGTGA
- a CDS encoding transposase, whose product MVASLPSPLQNRFHQAKALYRFLSNPRVEAEALLDRVYQESATALEGEEVLVLLDLSPVAKPYARALEGIARVGKDRRPGYELLTALGLDPAGRLALGYAHLVAYGERGFASLPKEVEGAIEAARERLGGVGRRLVYVADRGFDDRKVFGQVLALGEEFVVRVYRDRKLGEGGSLAKVASSLALPCGEEVELRVGGRYQRVRLHFGWREVEVEGRRLHLVVCRVPALGRRGEWWLLTSLPVRGREEAAQVVEAYRRRWEVERFFRLLKTGLGLETFQVRGLARIRKVVAVLLGLAVFLWEVERLGDPFKGFLLQLGGKLGLPSERDGPYLLLRGLVRLLNYEVTQELLKQAKGGRGRSFG is encoded by the coding sequence ATGGTGGCCTCGCTCCCTTCTCCCCTCCAGAACCGCTTCCACCAGGCCAAAGCCCTTTACCGCTTCCTGTCCAACCCACGGGTGGAGGCAGAAGCCCTCCTTGACCGGGTCTATCAGGAGAGCGCGACTGCCCTGGAGGGTGAGGAGGTTCTGGTCCTCCTGGACCTGAGCCCGGTGGCCAAGCCCTATGCCCGGGCCCTGGAGGGGATAGCCCGGGTGGGGAAGGATAGGCGGCCCGGGTACGAGCTCCTCACCGCCCTGGGGTTGGACCCCGCGGGGCGGCTGGCCCTGGGGTACGCCCACCTGGTGGCCTACGGGGAGAGGGGGTTTGCCAGCCTGCCCAAGGAGGTGGAGGGAGCCATTGAGGCGGCCCGGGAGCGATTGGGGGGCGTGGGCAGGAGGCTGGTGTATGTGGCGGACCGGGGGTTTGACGACCGGAAGGTGTTTGGGCAGGTGCTGGCCCTGGGGGAGGAGTTCGTGGTGCGGGTCTACCGGGACCGGAAGCTTGGGGAGGGGGGTTCTCTGGCGAAGGTGGCTTCTTCCCTGGCCCTTCCCTGTGGGGAGGAGGTGGAGCTGAGGGTAGGGGGCAGGTACCAGCGGGTGCGGCTCCACTTCGGATGGAGGGAGGTGGAGGTGGAGGGGAGGCGGCTCCACCTGGTGGTCTGCCGGGTGCCAGCCCTGGGGCGGCGTGGGGAGTGGTGGCTACTGACCAGCTTGCCGGTGAGGGGGAGGGAGGAGGCGGCGCAGGTGGTGGAGGCGTACCGCAGGCGGTGGGAGGTGGAGCGGTTCTTCCGGCTTTTGAAGACGGGGCTGGGGCTTGAGACCTTCCAGGTGCGGGGGCTTGCCCGGATCCGGAAGGTGGTGGCGGTTTTGCTGGGGCTGGCGGTGTTCCTTTGGGAAGTTGAGCGGTTGGGGGATCCGTTCAAGGGGTTTCTTTTGCAGCTCGGGGGCAAGCTGGGGCTGCCCAGCGAGAGGGATGGTCCGTACCTGCTCCTGAGGGGCCTGGTTCGCCTGCTCAACTATGAAGTCACCCAAGAACTCTTGAAGCAGGCTAAGGGAGGGCGAGGAAGGAGTTTTGGGTAA
- a CDS encoding succinate dehydrogenase hydrophobic membrane anchor subunit, translated as MAIKSRRFEEARLEASSNLELFWWVFMRVSGVVLVFLLLGHMWMNAILTDLNTIDYDYVAKRLSQTTWKLYDWLILALGLLHGANGLRYVLDDWVRDPAKRFWTKVVAYGLIGFLFVYGSLSLFNHDFGVR; from the coding sequence ATGGCCATCAAGTCCAGACGGTTTGAAGAGGCGAGGCTCGAGGCCAGCTCCAACCTGGAGCTCTTCTGGTGGGTCTTCATGCGCGTCTCCGGGGTGGTCCTGGTCTTTCTCCTCCTGGGCCACATGTGGATGAACGCCATCCTGACCGACCTCAACACCATAGACTACGACTACGTGGCCAAGAGACTCTCCCAGACCACCTGGAAGCTCTACGACTGGCTCATCCTGGCCCTGGGCCTCCTGCACGGGGCCAATGGGCTCAGGTACGTCCTGGACGACTGGGTCCGGGACCCCGCCAAGCGCTTCTGGACCAAGGTGGTGGCCTACGGCCTGATCGGCTTCCTCTTTGTTTACGGGAGCCTGTCCTTGTTCAATCACGACTTCGGGGTGAGATAA
- a CDS encoding succinate dehydrogenase iron-sulfur subunit yields the protein MDVTLRVLRYDPKKDQKPHFVEYKVTAEPWDRVLDLLHKVKWDQDGTLAFRRSCGHGICGSDAMLINGVNRLACKTLVKDLGSVITVEPIRGLPVEKDLVVDMEPFFAAYRAVKPFLINDEPPPDRERLQSPEERERFDHGTKCILCAACTTSCPVFWVNGSYIGPAAIVQAHRFIFDSRDRGKRERFKVLGSGGGVWRCRTAYNCTEACPRGIPVTELIEEVKREMVFSKF from the coding sequence ATGGACGTCACGCTGAGGGTTCTCCGCTACGACCCCAAGAAGGACCAGAAGCCCCACTTCGTGGAGTACAAGGTGACCGCCGAGCCCTGGGACCGGGTCCTGGACCTCCTGCACAAGGTCAAGTGGGATCAGGACGGCACCCTGGCCTTCCGGCGCAGCTGCGGCCACGGCATCTGCGGCTCCGACGCCATGCTCATCAACGGGGTGAACCGCCTGGCCTGCAAGACCCTGGTCAAGGACCTGGGGAGTGTCATCACCGTGGAGCCCATCCGGGGCCTTCCCGTGGAGAAGGACCTGGTGGTGGACATGGAGCCCTTCTTCGCCGCCTACCGGGCGGTGAAGCCCTTCCTCATCAACGACGAGCCCCCGCCCGATAGGGAGCGCCTCCAGTCCCCCGAGGAGCGGGAGCGGTTTGACCACGGGACCAAGTGCATCCTCTGCGCCGCCTGCACCACCAGCTGCCCCGTCTTCTGGGTGAACGGGAGCTACATCGGCCCGGCGGCCATCGTCCAGGCCCACCGCTTCATCTTTGACTCCCGCGACCGGGGGAAGCGGGAGCGGTTCAAGGTGCTGGGCTCGGGGGGCGGGGTGTGGCGGTGCCGCACCGCCTACAACTGCACCGAGGCCTGCCCGCGTGGGATCCCCGTGACCGAGCTGATAGAGGAGGTCAAGCGGGAGATGGTGTTTAGCAAGTTCTGA
- the aspS gene encoding aspartate--tRNA(Asn) ligase, translating to MRTLVKDLPEKIGETVELMGFLHWRRDLGKVQFLLLRDRTGVVQVVTGGRRLPLPESSLRVVGRVVANEKAPGGLEVQAEELEVLSPALEPTPVEIPKEEWRANPETLLEYRYVTLRGEKARAPLRVQAALVRGFRRYLDRQGFTEVFTPKVVRAGAEGGSGLFGVDYFEHRAYLAQSPQLYKQILVGVYERVYEVAPVWRAEDHATSRHLNEYLSLDVEMGFIGSEEELLRLEEELLQEMLEEAYVSAGREMELLEAERPSLPRDIPRLTHQEARRLLREELGYPAGADLSEEAERLLGQYAKKRWGSDWLFITRYPRALRPFYTYPEPDGTTRGFDLLFRGLEITSGGQRIHRYEELLESLKAKGMDPEGFRGYLEVFKYGMPPHGGFAIGAERLTQKLLGLPNVRYARAFPRDRHRLEP from the coding sequence ATGCGCACGCTCGTCAAGGACCTACCGGAAAAGATCGGCGAGACCGTGGAGCTCATGGGCTTCCTGCACTGGAGGCGGGACCTGGGCAAGGTCCAGTTCCTCCTCCTGAGGGACCGCACGGGGGTGGTGCAGGTGGTGACCGGGGGGAGAAGGCTTCCCCTGCCCGAGTCCAGCCTGAGGGTGGTGGGCCGGGTGGTGGCAAACGAGAAGGCCCCGGGGGGCCTCGAGGTCCAGGCCGAGGAACTGGAGGTCCTCTCCCCCGCCCTGGAGCCCACCCCGGTGGAGATCCCCAAGGAGGAGTGGCGGGCGAACCCCGAGACCCTCCTGGAGTACCGCTACGTCACCCTGCGGGGCGAGAAGGCCCGGGCACCCCTGAGGGTCCAGGCCGCCTTGGTGCGGGGCTTCCGCCGCTATTTGGACCGGCAGGGCTTCACCGAGGTCTTCACCCCCAAGGTGGTGCGGGCGGGGGCCGAGGGGGGAAGCGGTCTCTTCGGGGTGGACTACTTTGAGCACCGGGCCTACCTGGCCCAGTCCCCCCAGCTGTACAAGCAGATCCTGGTGGGGGTCTATGAGCGGGTCTACGAGGTGGCCCCGGTCTGGCGGGCGGAGGACCACGCCACGAGCCGCCACCTGAACGAGTACCTCTCCCTGGACGTGGAGATGGGCTTCATCGGAAGCGAGGAGGAGCTTTTGCGGCTGGAGGAGGAGCTCCTCCAGGAGATGCTGGAAGAGGCCTATGTGAGCGCGGGGCGGGAGATGGAGCTCCTCGAGGCCGAACGGCCCTCCCTCCCCCGGGACATCCCCCGCCTCACCCACCAGGAGGCCCGGCGCCTCCTGCGGGAGGAGCTGGGCTACCCGGCGGGGGCCGATCTTTCGGAGGAGGCGGAGCGGCTTCTCGGTCAGTACGCCAAAAAGCGGTGGGGCTCGGACTGGCTCTTCATCACCCGCTACCCCCGGGCGCTCCGGCCCTTTTACACCTACCCCGAGCCGGACGGGACCACCCGGGGGTTTGACCTCCTCTTCCGGGGCCTGGAGATCACCTCCGGGGGACAGCGCATCCACCGGTACGAGGAGCTTCTGGAAAGCCTGAAGGCCAAGGGGATGGACCCGGAGGGCTTCCGGGGCTACCTCGAGGTCTTCAAGTACGGCATGCCCCCCCACGGGGGGTTCGCCATCGGGGCGGAGCGGCTCACCCAAAAGCTTTTGGGCCTGCCCAACGTCCGCTACGCCCGGGCCTTCCCCCGGGACCGGCATAGGCTGGAACCGTGA
- the sdhA gene encoding succinate dehydrogenase flavoprotein subunit encodes MAHRHDVIVVGAGGAGLATALYAAREGADVAVVSKLYPTRSHTGAAQGGIGAALGNVEEDHWEWHMYDTVKGGDYLTDQDAAEVFAKEVIEAVLELEHMGLPFDRLPSGKIAQRRFGGHTKDWGKAPVHRAAHAADRTGHMILQTLFQQCVKHNITFYNEFHVTDVILEDGVAKGLVALELSTGELHLFQAKAIVIASGGFGRIYKITSNAYTLTGDLQAILYRKGLPLEDMEFYQFHPTGLYPLGILLTEGARGEGGILRNALGERFMERYAPTIKDLAPRDMVSRAMYLEVREGRGVGPKKDHVLLDLTHLPPEVIEKKLPDITEFSRIYLGVDPLKEPVPVMPTAHYAMGGIPTTLWGEVIQDEKNTVVPGLYAAGEAACVSLHGANRLGTNSLGDLVVFGRRAGIHAARFAKDADFHELNEEHLGPSRERIERIKNSTGKEKVAALRAELQQSMMDHASVFRTGELLAKQVEILKELMDRYRHISIDDKGEAYNTELVEALELGYLLEVSEALVHSALNRTESRGAHAREDYPERDDKNWLKHTLAYKVADGKVAFRYKPVVLGRFEPKARTY; translated from the coding sequence ATGGCGCACCGGCATGACGTCATCGTGGTGGGCGCGGGCGGGGCGGGCCTCGCCACCGCCCTGTACGCGGCGCGGGAAGGGGCGGACGTGGCGGTGGTCTCCAAGCTCTACCCCACCCGGAGCCACACCGGAGCGGCCCAGGGAGGGATAGGGGCGGCCCTCGGCAACGTGGAGGAGGACCACTGGGAGTGGCACATGTACGACACGGTCAAGGGGGGGGACTACCTCACCGACCAGGACGCGGCCGAGGTCTTCGCCAAAGAGGTGATCGAGGCCGTCCTGGAGCTCGAGCACATGGGCCTCCCCTTTGACCGCCTCCCCAGCGGCAAGATCGCCCAGCGCCGCTTCGGCGGCCACACCAAGGACTGGGGGAAGGCCCCGGTCCACCGGGCGGCCCACGCGGCGGACCGCACCGGGCACATGATCCTCCAGACCCTCTTCCAGCAGTGCGTCAAGCACAACATCACCTTCTACAACGAGTTCCACGTCACCGACGTCATCCTGGAGGATGGGGTGGCCAAGGGGCTTGTGGCCCTGGAGCTTTCCACCGGGGAGCTCCACCTCTTCCAGGCCAAGGCCATCGTCATCGCTTCCGGGGGGTTCGGCCGCATCTACAAGATCACCTCCAACGCCTACACCCTGACCGGGGACCTCCAGGCCATCCTCTACCGCAAGGGCCTCCCCCTGGAGGACATGGAGTTCTACCAGTTCCACCCCACGGGGCTTTACCCCCTGGGCATCCTCCTCACCGAGGGGGCCCGGGGCGAGGGGGGGATTCTGCGCAACGCCCTGGGGGAGCGGTTCATGGAGCGCTACGCCCCCACCATCAAGGACCTGGCCCCCCGGGACATGGTCTCCCGGGCCATGTACCTCGAGGTCCGCGAGGGGCGCGGGGTGGGCCCCAAGAAGGACCACGTCCTTCTGGACCTTACCCACCTGCCCCCCGAGGTCATTGAGAAGAAGCTCCCGGACATCACCGAGTTCAGCCGCATCTACCTGGGGGTAGACCCCCTGAAGGAGCCGGTTCCGGTGATGCCCACCGCCCACTACGCCATGGGCGGGATCCCCACCACCCTCTGGGGGGAGGTGATCCAGGACGAGAAGAACACCGTGGTCCCCGGTCTCTACGCCGCCGGGGAAGCGGCCTGCGTGAGCCTCCACGGGGCCAACCGGCTGGGCACCAACTCCCTGGGCGACCTGGTGGTCTTCGGCCGCCGGGCCGGGATCCACGCCGCCCGCTTCGCCAAGGACGCAGACTTCCACGAGCTCAACGAGGAGCACCTGGGCCCGAGCCGGGAGCGGATTGAGCGCATCAAGAACTCCACCGGTAAGGAGAAGGTGGCGGCCTTGCGGGCCGAGCTGCAGCAGTCCATGATGGACCACGCCTCCGTCTTCCGCACCGGGGAGCTTCTGGCCAAGCAGGTGGAGATCCTCAAGGAGCTGATGGACCGGTACCGGCACATCTCCATAGACGACAAGGGGGAGGCCTACAACACCGAGCTGGTGGAGGCCTTGGAGCTCGGGTACCTCCTCGAGGTCTCCGAGGCCCTGGTCCACTCCGCCCTGAACCGCACCGAGTCCCGCGGGGCCCACGCCCGGGAGGACTACCCCGAGCGGGACGACAAAAACTGGCTCAAGCACACCCTGGCCTACAAGGTGGCTGACGGCAAGGTGGCCTTCCGCTACAAGCCCGTGGTCCTGGGCCGGTTTGAGCCCAAGGCCCGTACCTACTAG